The following are encoded together in the Bacillota bacterium genome:
- the cooS gene encoding anaerobic carbon-monoxide dehydrogenase catalytic subunit yields the protein MAEKVSQHESIRTMHDKMKEDGVVSVVERFEAQGARCTFCEQGITCQLCSMGPCRILRKADKGACGIDANGMVMRNMVHRANMGIAAYIFHAKEVAKTLKATAKGKTPFQIKDRSKLDLLANVFGIPAGCDAFGEKVADAMVAELNKDSLEESTIVNALAPESRKRLWRDLGIFPGGPVSELVDSTARAMTNIDGDYVSLAKTALRLGVASCYGALVPLEIAQDALFGTPAPHEAYVDLGILDPEYINILPNGHEPFVGMALIEAARSEETQRRAREAGAKGLRIVGSIETGQEIMQRVPCDDVFVGLTGNWLNQEFVLATGAVDVFAMDMNCSLPSLAPIAEKYRVSLVSVSRLVGVPGVDRKIIYDPERVHEQAMEIIDIAIENFKRRKSNLSARNLKKTKIMTGFSIEAVLGALGGRLDPLLDAIKSGAVKGVVALVSCTSLRNGGQDTMTTAVARELIKRNMLVLSAGCGNAACQVAGLNSLDAQEIAGDSLRAVCKALGVPPVLSFGTCTDTGRLALLVGAVANALGVDTAQLPVAVTAPEYMEQKAVIDAFSAVALGLYTHVSPVPPVTGAPDVVNLLTHDVEKLTGGRLAVETDPAAAVDGIERHIDGKRKALGI from the coding sequence ATGGCGGAGAAAGTAAGCCAGCACGAATCAATCCGGACAATGCACGACAAAATGAAGGAGGACGGGGTTGTCAGCGTAGTCGAGAGGTTTGAAGCCCAGGGAGCCAGGTGTACTTTCTGTGAGCAAGGAATAACCTGCCAGCTATGTTCGATGGGGCCTTGCAGAATCCTCAGAAAAGCGGATAAGGGAGCCTGCGGCATAGATGCAAATGGCATGGTGATGCGCAACATGGTGCACAGGGCAAATATGGGCATCGCAGCATACATCTTTCATGCCAAGGAAGTGGCCAAAACCTTGAAGGCGACCGCTAAAGGGAAAACTCCATTCCAAATAAAGGATAGAAGCAAATTGGACTTACTTGCAAATGTATTTGGGATTCCGGCCGGATGTGATGCCTTTGGGGAAAAGGTAGCAGACGCCATGGTCGCTGAGCTTAATAAAGATAGTCTGGAAGAATCAACCATTGTAAATGCCCTTGCTCCTGAATCAAGAAAGAGGCTGTGGCGTGACCTGGGTATCTTCCCAGGAGGGCCGGTAAGTGAACTTGTGGATTCTACCGCCCGCGCCATGACAAACATAGATGGCGATTATGTTTCATTAGCCAAGACAGCACTCAGGCTCGGAGTGGCGAGCTGCTATGGCGCCCTCGTTCCACTGGAGATCGCGCAAGACGCCCTCTTTGGCACGCCAGCTCCGCACGAAGCTTATGTGGATCTAGGCATCCTGGATCCAGAATATATCAACATTCTCCCCAATGGTCATGAACCTTTCGTAGGAATGGCCTTGATCGAGGCGGCGCGGTCTGAAGAGACACAGAGGAGGGCCCGCGAAGCCGGCGCGAAGGGGCTGAGGATTGTCGGTTCTATCGAGACTGGCCAGGAAATAATGCAGAGGGTTCCTTGCGATGATGTATTCGTAGGGCTTACGGGAAATTGGCTGAATCAGGAGTTTGTCCTTGCTACCGGGGCAGTGGATGTATTTGCCATGGATATGAATTGCTCCTTGCCTTCCCTCGCTCCAATAGCTGAAAAGTATCGAGTAAGCCTCGTTTCCGTATCCAGGCTTGTGGGCGTGCCGGGGGTGGATAGAAAGATCATCTATGATCCAGAGCGCGTTCATGAGCAGGCCATGGAGATCATCGATATAGCTATAGAGAATTTCAAGAGACGCAAATCAAATCTAAGCGCCAGGAATCTCAAGAAAACAAAGATCATGACGGGCTTTTCAATAGAGGCAGTCTTGGGCGCATTGGGTGGAAGACTGGATCCATTGCTGGACGCCATTAAGAGCGGCGCCGTAAAGGGCGTCGTGGCGCTTGTCAGCTGCACGTCTCTTAGAAATGGCGGCCAGGATACCATGACAACAGCTGTCGCCCGCGAGCTCATCAAGCGCAACATGCTGGTCCTTTCAGCGGGATGTGGCAATGCGGCATGCCAGGTGGCGGGTTTGAATTCCCTGGATGCCCAGGAGATCGCAGGCGATTCCCTGAGGGCCGTATGCAAGGCACTTGGGGTGCCCCCTGTCCTCAGCTTCGGGACATGCACCGATACGGGAAGGCTCGCGCTCCTGGTGGGAGCCGTCGCCAATGCGCTCGGAGTTGACACAGCTCAGCTACCTGTGGCAGTGACTGCGCCAGAGTATATGGAGCAGAAGGCTGTAATAGATGCCTTCTCAGCTGTGGCCCTGGGGCTCTATACTCATGTTTCCCCGGTGCCCCCTGTAACCGGCGCGCCTGATGTAGTGAATCTCCTCACGCACGATGTTGAAAAGCTCACTGGAGGAAGACTTGCTGTAGAGACAGATCCAGCCGCAGCGGTAGATGGCATCGAAAGACACATAGATGGCAAAAGAAAAGCATTAGGCATATAA
- a CDS encoding amidase domain-containing protein yields MAYSRWWKGFSVRARLLVILGAFLLVAGVATYMDHGGGKPPSPDDRQKEGPLPGKSDVNRTTDELSQALQSLFERRAEAVVKGDIGLLNSIYSTDASSALKHEKRRVRYVKAWAKKRGVRLTGRKVFLEIQYAETRGNLAFVNVWSSMNISYIHTNPSTSATPSGSITRAGRTSGHDQVSPLVFGIRTRHKMVLVCDDKGWRIRKDDYTDPLGEDTLVPEVAPAAARPDVSLLTLQPAVSHRQKGLGYDRDAAVAYANRYCGVKLSRDGSFGYNLRYKDYTDLGGDCTNFISQVLGDREAGKLPMNDTWNYNYSAGEAAGGSKAWTQTEAFAEHLFSSGIAKCIARGDYYSVTGSTRQFPRGAINELRKGDLIAYEEKGDIQHFAVVVGRNPAGYVLVNTHTADRYKVPWDLGWDRKTVFWLIKVL; encoded by the coding sequence ATGGCATATAGCAGATGGTGGAAAGGCTTTTCAGTTCGCGCCCGCCTTCTTGTCATTCTAGGGGCTTTCCTTTTGGTTGCCGGCGTGGCTACATATATGGATCATGGTGGCGGCAAGCCTCCGTCACCAGATGACCGGCAGAAGGAAGGCCCTCTTCCGGGGAAATCTGATGTGAATAGGACCACAGACGAGCTGTCCCAAGCACTACAAAGCCTTTTTGAAAGGCGGGCTGAGGCCGTCGTCAAGGGAGACATCGGCTTGCTGAACTCTATCTATAGTACAGATGCTTCATCTGCCCTCAAACACGAAAAGCGCCGGGTCAGATATGTCAAAGCATGGGCGAAAAAGAGGGGAGTTCGCCTCACAGGGCGCAAAGTATTTCTAGAGATTCAATATGCGGAGACCAGGGGAAACCTGGCATTTGTAAATGTATGGAGTAGCATGAATATATCATATATTCACACCAATCCCAGCACCAGTGCGACTCCCAGTGGCTCCATAACAAGGGCCGGGAGAACATCAGGGCACGATCAGGTTTCCCCTTTGGTCTTTGGCATCAGGACCAGACACAAGATGGTGCTTGTGTGTGATGACAAGGGCTGGCGCATCCGCAAGGACGACTATACTGATCCCCTCGGTGAAGACACTCTGGTTCCCGAAGTGGCACCAGCTGCGGCCCGGCCGGATGTCTCCCTTCTAACATTGCAGCCTGCCGTAAGTCACCGGCAAAAGGGCCTAGGCTATGACCGCGATGCAGCCGTGGCATATGCAAACAGATATTGTGGAGTCAAATTGAGCAGGGATGGAAGCTTTGGGTATAACCTGCGCTACAAAGATTATACTGACCTGGGTGGTGATTGCACAAACTTCATCTCCCAGGTCCTCGGAGATCGGGAGGCGGGCAAGCTTCCGATGAATGATACCTGGAACTATAATTACTCTGCCGGTGAGGCTGCTGGCGGGTCAAAGGCATGGACTCAGACTGAAGCATTCGCTGAGCATCTATTCTCCAGTGGCATCGCAAAATGCATCGCTCGGGGGGACTATTATTCGGTTACAGGCTCGACAAGGCAGTTCCCACGAGGCGCCATAAATGAGCTGAGGAAAGGCGATCTGATCGCATATGAGGAAAAGGGTGATATCCAACACTTCGCGGTCGTTGTTGGCCGCAATCCTGCAGGCTACGTCCTCGTGAACACCCACACCGCGGATAGATATAAGGTTCCATGGGATCTTGGATGGGATAGAAAGACGGTGTTCTGGCTGATAAAGGTACTGTAG
- a CDS encoding ferritin-like domain-containing protein, whose translation MPEAAYVRGISQRQRDEILSGLNVDLMWEYAAMIQYIQHGSMLTGPEYVAVIQEEFEHAQDEHQHAVILADLIQYLGGIPTVDVAERLTSLDNEEMLRQDLEAEYGAIARYLTRIRQLESVGLYDSAQKIRNIVLVEQNHAIDLEKALGIRRATSLGPFGSID comes from the coding sequence ATGCCGGAGGCGGCCTATGTGAGAGGTATATCGCAACGTCAGAGGGATGAGATACTGAGTGGTCTCAACGTGGATCTGATGTGGGAATACGCGGCCATGATCCAGTATATCCAACACGGCAGCATGCTTACGGGCCCAGAATATGTCGCGGTCATACAAGAGGAATTCGAGCATGCTCAGGATGAGCATCAACACGCTGTCATTCTCGCGGATCTCATTCAGTATCTCGGCGGCATCCCTACTGTTGATGTGGCTGAACGACTTACATCTCTTGACAATGAGGAAATGCTTCGTCAGGACCTCGAAGCCGAGTATGGGGCTATTGCACGCTACTTGACCCGGATCAGACAGCTTGAAAGTGTGGGCCTTTATGACTCTGCTCAGAAGATCCGCAATATCGTCCTAGTAGAACAGAATCACGCCATCGACCTCGAAAAGGCGCTCGGCATACGCAGAGCTACGTCCTTGGGACCATTCGGCAGTATAGACTGA
- a CDS encoding Rrf2 family transcriptional regulator, which produces MEFIKRNTDYALRALAYMAARSNRGVFSISEIAAVEQIPEDFLRKIFQKLTGAGLLVSSRGPRGGFSLARDPREITVREIVEAIQGRIAINRCLLGRDACEHFDKCKLRESWTGIQMAFVNFLEGISLQDLAKQQHNSE; this is translated from the coding sequence TTGGAATTCATAAAAAGGAATACGGATTATGCGCTTCGCGCACTGGCATACATGGCCGCGCGATCTAACCGCGGAGTGTTCTCAATCTCGGAGATCGCCGCAGTTGAGCAAATCCCTGAGGATTTCCTTCGCAAGATCTTCCAAAAGCTTACTGGTGCGGGTCTGCTCGTTTCAAGCAGGGGACCTCGAGGTGGATTTTCCCTGGCTCGCGACCCACGCGAGATAACGGTACGCGAGATCGTAGAGGCAATTCAGGGACGAATCGCAATCAACCGCTGCCTTCTCGGGAGGGATGCATGTGAGCATTTTGATAAATGCAAACTGAGGGAAAGCTGGACGGGTATACAGATGGCTTTTGTCAATTTCCTTGAGGGCATCAGTCTTCAAGATCTGGCCAAACAACAGCACAACTCCGAATAG
- a CDS encoding TolC family protein, with protein sequence MVSGFRFKSYCCILMVLVSAILFSGQLLAQEQKDTLTLEEAIKLSLEQGSASRLALFELQEAEVSYKQSMADLILRPSVTTELSVKAAWVTAQRDYEIARADIATQVEQAYYDVLKAERGLVLARENLTQAEDQLKVAESKFKLGMVAQIDVITADAEFASAEAEMSRAESNLALNRMRLNRLIGIALDSTRKLTSQFKYAPISFNCEKAIQYALSNRPEIKRAEDTVALKKKEVEVYTNDFTPPLVLEKAKAGLSYAEAGLEDVKTGIALEVRQNLESFEDAKRQVPLQEKSLLRAKESLRIAKARYEAGVITAIELRDAQRAVYQAETAYLQAMFDYNVALTKFYKSLGISLERRAQAFEQLVQKGH encoded by the coding sequence ATGGTGTCGGGGTTTCGTTTTAAGTCGTATTGCTGCATTCTTATGGTTCTAGTAAGCGCGATTTTATTCTCAGGCCAACTTTTGGCCCAGGAACAGAAGGATACCTTGACTCTGGAGGAAGCTATAAAGCTATCCCTTGAGCAAGGTAGTGCATCCCGGCTGGCCCTCTTCGAACTCCAGGAAGCGGAGGTCTCATACAAACAGTCAATGGCTGATCTGATCCTCAGGCCCTCTGTCACCACTGAATTATCGGTCAAAGCGGCATGGGTCACTGCGCAAAGGGATTATGAGATCGCCAGGGCAGATATAGCGACACAGGTTGAGCAAGCTTATTATGATGTACTCAAGGCTGAAAGGGGACTGGTTCTGGCGCGGGAGAATCTGACACAGGCCGAAGACCAGCTCAAGGTGGCGGAGAGCAAATTCAAGTTAGGTATGGTCGCCCAAATCGATGTCATCACTGCGGATGCGGAGTTTGCAAGCGCAGAGGCGGAGATGAGCAGGGCCGAATCGAATCTAGCGTTAAACAGGATGAGACTCAACCGCCTGATTGGAATAGCTCTGGATTCTACCAGGAAGTTAACCAGTCAATTCAAATACGCGCCTATTTCATTTAATTGTGAAAAGGCGATCCAGTATGCCTTGTCGAACCGGCCGGAGATCAAGAGAGCTGAAGACACTGTCGCCCTTAAGAAGAAGGAAGTTGAAGTCTACACGAATGATTTTACTCCCCCTCTTGTGCTTGAGAAGGCCAAAGCTGGCCTCAGCTACGCCGAGGCTGGGCTGGAGGACGTTAAGACTGGCATAGCGCTGGAAGTGCGGCAAAACCTCGAAAGCTTCGAAGATGCCAAAAGACAGGTGCCTCTGCAGGAGAAGTCTCTCCTGCGCGCAAAGGAGAGTCTGCGTATAGCAAAGGCCCGATACGAAGCCGGCGTCATAACGGCAATCGAACTAAGAGATGCGCAACGGGCGGTATATCAAGCCGAGACAGCTTATCTTCAAGCCATGTTCGATTATAATGTGGCCTTAACTAAGTTTTACAAATCACTGGGGATATCACTGGAGAGAAGAGCCCAGGCCTTTGAGCAGTTGGTCCAAAAGGGTCATTGA
- a CDS encoding TolC family protein produces MDSSSDLIRGHGQGKLSLHDAIEIALEANPEIADAEDAVIMARSNLSLASRDSLFNPTVKIETNANAGWDRSMKRTYDAATLSLSVQDSLPTGRKLMGPPIQEALAELKVKGAERNLALVREKVIYKTTSAYFTVLKAQKSLELAQKSLEISQTLFRDAKLKLQLGIASTSDVLKSQQDMDEAKQNLSKAAAALELAYLEFNQVTGCPLGSGIIALVDQQDYAPAEYDLQQLLDHALKHRVELYDARDKLTEANLELKKLIQAKGPIMTITGGYAERDWSFGLSAGDPEWNLSWQLTGQCGEEKAIKGSQVSVDANQRKPAGWYAGVNISWTPLDGGTGAEREKQARLTISQLERQVRVIESQIEVSVRQAFNELQAARHSISNAENSMRSAEENLRILKARLERGSATERDITQGEFALHKAKVDREFAIYDSILAEMRLHQAIGKQLSFR; encoded by the coding sequence TTGGACTCATCGTCCGACCTGATTAGGGGACACGGCCAAGGAAAACTCTCCTTACATGACGCGATTGAGATCGCTCTCGAGGCAAATCCCGAGATAGCTGATGCTGAAGATGCCGTGATCATGGCACGCTCCAATCTTTCACTCGCGTCCAGGGATAGTCTTTTCAACCCCACAGTCAAGATAGAAACTAACGCGAACGCAGGTTGGGACAGGAGCATGAAAAGAACCTATGATGCGGCGACATTGAGTCTGAGTGTGCAGGATTCTCTTCCTACCGGGAGAAAGTTGATGGGCCCGCCTATCCAGGAAGCTCTCGCAGAACTGAAAGTAAAGGGCGCGGAAAGGAACCTTGCGCTCGTCCGGGAGAAGGTGATATATAAGACTACATCGGCATATTTTACGGTCCTCAAGGCACAAAAATCTCTAGAGCTCGCCCAAAAGTCCCTCGAGATTTCCCAGACCCTTTTTCGCGATGCAAAGCTAAAGTTACAGCTGGGGATCGCGTCGACGTCCGATGTTCTCAAATCACAGCAGGATATGGATGAAGCAAAGCAGAATCTCTCAAAGGCTGCCGCCGCCCTGGAGCTGGCCTACCTGGAATTCAATCAAGTGACTGGATGTCCATTGGGTTCCGGTATTATCGCCCTGGTGGACCAGCAGGACTATGCTCCCGCGGAATACGATCTTCAGCAGTTGCTTGATCATGCCTTGAAGCACCGCGTGGAACTATATGATGCAAGGGATAAGCTTACGGAGGCAAACCTGGAGCTCAAAAAGCTGATCCAGGCGAAAGGTCCCATAATGACTATCACAGGAGGTTACGCTGAGAGAGACTGGTCATTCGGTCTCTCCGCGGGGGACCCTGAATGGAATCTCAGCTGGCAGTTGACTGGACAATGTGGTGAAGAGAAGGCAATAAAGGGATCGCAGGTCTCGGTCGATGCAAACCAGCGAAAGCCGGCTGGCTGGTACGCGGGGGTCAATATATCCTGGACCCCACTGGATGGTGGAACAGGCGCCGAAAGAGAGAAGCAGGCCAGACTGACGATTTCCCAGCTTGAACGGCAGGTCCGCGTTATCGAATCTCAAATAGAGGTCTCTGTGCGGCAAGCATTCAATGAACTCCAAGCGGCGCGGCATTCCATATCGAACGCCGAGAATTCCATGAGGTCCGCGGAGGAAAACCTGAGGATACTAAAGGCGCGACTTGAAAGGGGTTCCGCTACAGAGCGGGATATAACACAAGGGGAGTTTGCTCTACATAAGGCGAAAGTCGACCGCGAATTCGCCATATATGATTCCATATTGGCGGAAATGAGGCTGCATCAGGCAATAGGCAAACAATTAAGCTTTAGATGA
- a CDS encoding glycoside hydrolase family 2 has translation MNIILRDEYPRPDFVRDEWISLNGEWDFAFDDENQGLAQNWPLGANPFDRKIIVPFPFQSKLSGIGDPSSHPVIWYKREFTIPSEWAGKRILLNFGAVDFSSTIWINGRYAGSNSGGYVPFALDITELTREGANVITIRVVDDEATDQPRGKQSARNHPWGCWYTRVSGIWQSVWLEPVSEVHLKKVRLTPEIDSQVLRLEYELSKYEGNVALLFEASFNGSSIAKVEVPFAERFNHFTDMVPRRDGTTSIPINDPKLWSPEEPNLYDLTIRVTQDGTIVDEVKTYFGMREIKAENGRIYLNGRPYYLRMILDQGFWPDGIYTPSSAEDFKKDIEMTKAFGFNGARKHQKIEDPYYYYYCDKLGLLVWSEMPAAYYYTEESARNVAEEWRRAIIRDYNHPCIMAWVPVNESWGVDQLKLNQKVDPRLANHLDMLYHLTKSLDPTRLVISNDGWQHATTDLVTIHEYTQDHDDLSRRFQKFKEDPYSAPFSHKVPILLPGRPYNGQPMMITEFGGVKVSEQGTTGWGYGEDAATYSEMIERIRGLVEAILGEEGIAGYCYTQLTDVEQEVNGLMTYDRRPKCDPDDLKKVFRGR, from the coding sequence ATGAATATCATCTTGCGCGATGAATACCCTCGTCCGGACTTCGTTCGTGATGAATGGATTAGCCTCAACGGAGAATGGGATTTTGCATTTGACGATGAGAATCAAGGCCTTGCCCAGAATTGGCCTCTTGGCGCCAACCCTTTTGATCGAAAGATCATAGTACCTTTCCCTTTTCAGTCCAAACTGAGTGGCATAGGGGATCCTTCCTCACATCCAGTGATCTGGTATAAGAGGGAATTCACCATTCCCTCTGAATGGGCTGGGAAAAGGATCCTCCTCAATTTTGGGGCAGTGGACTTCTCATCTACAATCTGGATAAATGGCCGGTATGCTGGTTCTAATAGTGGAGGATATGTGCCATTCGCCCTTGATATCACGGAGTTGACCAGGGAAGGCGCAAATGTCATTACGATAAGAGTCGTAGATGATGAGGCTACCGACCAACCCAGGGGAAAGCAAAGCGCCAGAAATCATCCGTGGGGATGCTGGTATACGAGGGTGAGTGGGATCTGGCAATCCGTCTGGCTTGAGCCTGTATCCGAGGTCCATCTTAAAAAGGTCAGACTCACGCCTGAAATTGATAGCCAAGTTCTTAGACTTGAGTATGAGCTGAGTAAATATGAAGGTAATGTGGCCCTTCTCTTTGAAGCCTCTTTCAACGGGAGTAGCATAGCAAAAGTAGAGGTCCCTTTTGCAGAACGATTCAACCATTTCACGGATATGGTTCCGAGGCGGGATGGCACAACATCTATTCCCATCAATGATCCGAAATTGTGGAGCCCGGAGGAACCAAATCTCTACGACCTCACCATCAGGGTAACCCAGGATGGCACCATAGTAGATGAAGTGAAGACATATTTCGGGATGCGCGAGATCAAGGCGGAAAATGGCCGTATCTACCTCAATGGGCGGCCATATTACCTCAGGATGATCCTTGACCAGGGGTTCTGGCCTGATGGCATCTATACTCCATCAAGTGCGGAAGATTTCAAGAAAGATATAGAGATGACAAAGGCCTTCGGCTTCAATGGAGCGCGAAAGCACCAGAAGATTGAAGACCCCTACTACTATTATTACTGTGACAAACTCGGGCTTTTGGTGTGGAGTGAAATGCCTGCAGCCTATTATTATACCGAAGAGAGCGCCAGAAACGTCGCCGAAGAATGGCGAAGGGCCATAATCCGGGATTACAATCACCCATGCATCATGGCATGGGTGCCTGTCAACGAGAGCTGGGGAGTAGATCAACTCAAGTTGAATCAGAAGGTCGATCCCCGTCTAGCCAATCATCTGGATATGCTGTATCATCTGACGAAATCCCTGGACCCTACGCGCCTTGTAATCAGCAATGACGGATGGCAGCATGCGACAACTGACCTTGTCACGATCCATGAATACACGCAGGATCATGACGATCTTTCCCGCCGGTTTCAAAAATTCAAGGAAGATCCATATTCTGCGCCATTTTCCCATAAAGTTCCCATCTTGTTGCCAGGCCGGCCCTATAATGGCCAGCCCATGATGATCACTGAATTTGGCGGGGTAAAAGTCTCAGAACAGGGAACGACCGGGTGGGGCTATGGGGAAGACGCCGCCACTTACTCGGAGATGATTGAGCGAATTCGAGGACTCGTTGAGGCTATCCTGGGTGAGGAGGGAATCGCTGGTTATTGCTATACTCAGCTGACCGATGTAGAGCAGGAAGTAAATGGCCTGATGACATACGATCGCAGGCCCAAATGCGACCCCGATGACCTCAAAAAAGTGTTCCGGGGTCGTTAG